One stretch of Xiphophorus hellerii strain 12219 chromosome 21, Xiphophorus_hellerii-4.1, whole genome shotgun sequence DNA includes these proteins:
- the LOC116712151 gene encoding beta-1,4-galactosyltransferase 2-like, which produces MKKKITSVLALSALLTLTCFTVFLLHSKDTSLVFPSVPQQVVKGKSVFGKMMDRVWVKKIPDVSRKTAATSAQPAPPLDPCPDSPPSLVGPLLVEFKTNRSLQWVRNQLGSVLQQGGRYKPPDCTARQKVAVIIPFRNRYEHLTHWLYYLHPVLMRQQLDYGVYVINQDGDGAFNRAKLMNIGFVEALKEYDYDCFVFSDVDLVPIDDRNLYRCSDHPRHLSVAIDKFNYILSSVTAFGGVSLLTKEQFSKVNGFSNTFWGWGGEDDDLYNRITVRGMSITRPDAGIAKYKMIKHGRDLHNEVNPENAVKTQKTAENIETDGLNSLNFTVNEILKDVLFTLISVDVQAPSQ; this is translated from the exons atgaagaagaaaatcaCCAGCGTTCTGGCGCTTTCTGCGTTACTGACTCTGACGTGCTTCACCGTGTTTTTACTCCACAGCAAAGACACTTCTTTGGTTTTTCCTTCCGTGCCACAACAGGTGGTGAAAGGAAAGAGCGTTTTTGGAAAGATGATGGATCGTGTTTGGGTAAAGAAGATCCCAGACGTCTCCCGGAAAACAGCAGCGACCTCGGCTCAACCGGCTCCGCCTCTGGATCCGTGTCCCGACTCGCCTCCGTCTCTGGTGGGTCCGCTTCTGGTTGAGTTTAAAACTAATCGCAGTCTGCAGTGGGTCAGGAACCAGCTGGGATCGGTGCTGCAGCAGGGAGGCCGGTACAAACCCCCGGACTGCACCGCACGGCAGAAG GTGGCTGTCATCATCCCGTTCAGAAACCGGTATGAACACCTGACCCACTGGCTCTACTACCTCCATCCGGTCCTGATGCGTCAGCAGCTGGACTACGGTGTGTACGTCATCAACCAGGACGGAGACGGAGCGTTCAACCGGGCCAAGCTGATGAACATCGGATTTGTTGAAGCACTGAAGGAATACGACTACgactgttttgtcttttctgacGTAGACCTGGTACCAATAGATGACAGAAACCTCTACAGATGTTCTGACCATCCCAGACATTTATCTGTGGCTATCGATAAATTTAACTACATATTATCCTCAGTAACAGCCTTCGGTGGCGTCTCCCTGCTGACAAAGGAGCAGTTCTCGAAAGTCAACGGTTTCTCCAACACTTTCTGGGGCTGGGGTGGCGAAGACGACGACCTGTACAACAGAATCACCGTAAGAGGAATGTCCATAACTCGGCCGGACGCTGGGAttgcaaaatacaaaatgatcaaacatgGAAGAGACTTGCACAATGAGGTGAATCCAGAAAACGctgtcaaaacacaaaaaacggCAGAGAATATTGAGACTGATGGACTAAACTCACTCAACTTTACAGTGAACGAGATTTTGAAGGACGTCTTGTTCACTTTAATCTCTGTGGACGTTCAGGCTCCATCACAGTGA